Proteins encoded together in one Apis cerana isolate GH-2021 linkage group LG4, AcerK_1.0, whole genome shotgun sequence window:
- the LOC107993933 gene encoding venom serine protease 34 isoform X2 — MALVNDTTTFRDIMTKVTAALLIFCGSIMFSGKLIKGQCNYNQNLIPGTTYYIYNPNYPYSYRGSESCVWTVTSDYRVNLTCTDFQLPWSYNCFQDSLTVQINSTTSHRYCGNGGFSVVSSSSSMVVALSSPVWSQGGRFLCEIRAVKRPQDSTNCQCGWNNPSRIVGGTDTGVNEFPMMAGIVDADERSVFCGSTIISVRYVLTAAHCMTNRNYSRLGVLVGDHDISSGTDTNATMLYRVGKVIVHPNYAHDNFNDVALLKTRTKMEFGNQVGPACLPFQHSPDTFAGSFVQLLGWGTTSFGGPPSDILQKVTVSVLTNLQCSKFYPDLTPRQMCTYAKDKDACQMDSGGPVLWQNPTTKRFVVVGIISMGIGCGDTGGVNTRVGAYIDWIVSETADSTYCIIE, encoded by the exons ATGGCTCTCGTAAACGATACAACAACGTTTCGGGATATTATGACAAAAG TTACAGCGGCTCTGTTGATATTCTGCGGCTCGATCATGTTTTCGGGCAAATTGATTAAGGGGCAGTGCAACTACAATCAAAATCTAATTCCCGGCACCACGTATTACATCTACAACCCCAATTACCCGTATTCTTATCGCGGATCAGAGTCGTGCGTGTGGACCGTCACCAGCGACTACCGGGTGAATTTGACTTGTACCGACTTCCAGTTGCCATGG AGTTACAACTGCTTTCAAGACAGTTTAACAGTGCAAATCAATTCCACCACGTCGCATCGTTATTGCGGCAACGGAGGGTTCAGCGTGGTATCCTCGTCGAGCTCGATGGTCGTGGCGCTGTCGTCGCCTGTATGGTCGCAGGGCGGCCGTTTCCTCTGCGAGATTCGCGCCGTGAAGAGGCCGCAGGATTCCACCAATTGCCAGTGCGGATGGAACAATCCC TCAAGGATCGTGGGAGGGACAGACACGGGAGTGAACGAGTTCCCCATGATGGCAGGCATCGTGGACGCCGACGAGCGCTCCGTGTTTTGCGGATCCACCATAATATCCGTGAGGTACGTGTTGACAGCTGCGCATTGCATGACGAACAGGAATTACTCGAGACTAGGCGTGTTGGTCGGCGATCACGATATTAGTTCGG GGACGGACACGAACGCGACCATGCTCTATCGGGTGGGCAAGGTGATCGTGCATCCGAATTACGCCCACGACAATTTCAACGACGTTGCCCTGTTGAAAACGAGGACGAAGATGGAGTTCGGGAACCAGGTTGGCCCGGCCTGTCTGCCGTTCCAACACTCGCCCGACACTTTCGCCGGCTCCTTCGTTCAATTATTGG GCTGGGGCACTACGAGTTTCGGTGGCCCGCCCTCCGACATTTTGCAAAAAGTTACGGTGAGCGTGCTCACTAACCTCCAATGCTCCAAATTTTATCCGGATCTAACGCCTCGACAGATGTGTACCTACGCGAAGGACAAGGACGCGTGTCAG ATGGATAGCGGGGGACCGGTTCTCTGGCAAAACCCTACGACCAAGCGTTTCGTCGTGGTGGGAATCATAAGTATGGGTATCGGTTGTGGCGACACCGGTGGTGTAAATACCAGGGTCGGTGCTTACATAGACTGGATTGTCTCAGAAACTGCAG ATTCTACGTACTGCATCATCGAATAA
- the LOC107993933 gene encoding venom serine protease 34 isoform X1, whose protein sequence is MALVNDTTTFRDIMTKVTAALLIFCGSIMFSGKLIKGQCNYNQNLIPGTTYYIYNPNYPYSYRGSESCVWTVTSDYRVNLTCTDFQLPWSYNCFQDSLTVQINSTTSHRYCGNGGFSVVSSSSSMVVALSSPVWSQGGRFLCEIRAVKRPQDSTNCQCGWNNPSRIVGGTDTGVNEFPMMAGIVDADERSVFCGSTIISVRYVLTAAHCMTNRNYSRLGVLVGDHDISSGTDTNATMLYRVGKVIVHPNYAHDNFNDVALLKTRTKMEFGNQVGPACLPFQHSPDTFAGSFVQLLGWGTTSFGGPPSDILQKVTVSVLTNLQCSKFYPDLTPRQMCTYAKDKDACQMDSGGPVLWQNPTTKRFVVVGIISMGIGCGDTGGVNTRVGAYIDWIVSETAGSNASYRIYLCIYIYTRRVNGKLLYSIFIPDSTYCIIE, encoded by the exons ATGGCTCTCGTAAACGATACAACAACGTTTCGGGATATTATGACAAAAG TTACAGCGGCTCTGTTGATATTCTGCGGCTCGATCATGTTTTCGGGCAAATTGATTAAGGGGCAGTGCAACTACAATCAAAATCTAATTCCCGGCACCACGTATTACATCTACAACCCCAATTACCCGTATTCTTATCGCGGATCAGAGTCGTGCGTGTGGACCGTCACCAGCGACTACCGGGTGAATTTGACTTGTACCGACTTCCAGTTGCCATGG AGTTACAACTGCTTTCAAGACAGTTTAACAGTGCAAATCAATTCCACCACGTCGCATCGTTATTGCGGCAACGGAGGGTTCAGCGTGGTATCCTCGTCGAGCTCGATGGTCGTGGCGCTGTCGTCGCCTGTATGGTCGCAGGGCGGCCGTTTCCTCTGCGAGATTCGCGCCGTGAAGAGGCCGCAGGATTCCACCAATTGCCAGTGCGGATGGAACAATCCC TCAAGGATCGTGGGAGGGACAGACACGGGAGTGAACGAGTTCCCCATGATGGCAGGCATCGTGGACGCCGACGAGCGCTCCGTGTTTTGCGGATCCACCATAATATCCGTGAGGTACGTGTTGACAGCTGCGCATTGCATGACGAACAGGAATTACTCGAGACTAGGCGTGTTGGTCGGCGATCACGATATTAGTTCGG GGACGGACACGAACGCGACCATGCTCTATCGGGTGGGCAAGGTGATCGTGCATCCGAATTACGCCCACGACAATTTCAACGACGTTGCCCTGTTGAAAACGAGGACGAAGATGGAGTTCGGGAACCAGGTTGGCCCGGCCTGTCTGCCGTTCCAACACTCGCCCGACACTTTCGCCGGCTCCTTCGTTCAATTATTGG GCTGGGGCACTACGAGTTTCGGTGGCCCGCCCTCCGACATTTTGCAAAAAGTTACGGTGAGCGTGCTCACTAACCTCCAATGCTCCAAATTTTATCCGGATCTAACGCCTCGACAGATGTGTACCTACGCGAAGGACAAGGACGCGTGTCAG ATGGATAGCGGGGGACCGGTTCTCTGGCAAAACCCTACGACCAAGCGTTTCGTCGTGGTGGGAATCATAAGTATGGGTATCGGTTGTGGCGACACCGGTGGTGTAAATACCAGGGTCGGTGCTTACATAGACTGGATTGTCTCAGAAACTGCAGGTTCGAATGCCtcgtatagaatatatttatgtatatatatatatacgcggcGTGTAAATGGAAAACTTTTGTACTCGATTTTTATTCCAGATTCTACGTACTGCATCATCGAATAA